The Neurospora crassa OR74A linkage group V, whole genome shotgun sequence sequence CTGACCGAGTGGTACGAACCCGGCACGCACAACCACCGGTGGCCGACGGAGGAGGCCGAGCAGGCCGAGAAGAACGTGGTCAAGTCGGTGTGGCAGGTGGCTAAGAACCAGCAGGACGGCACGACCAGCACAGAGGAGGCCGCAACGTTAATaccggaggtggtggagaaggaggtcaaGGCGTTGGCGAACCACGAAAGCAACAAGCGTGCGGCCGAGGAACGGGTCGATGAGCTGGTTTCCGAGGAGCCCGCGGgcaaaaagaggaagacggagaCCGGCGCTGCTGAGCCCATGATGTCCGGCGCTCTGAAAGAtaagaagggcaaggacaagaagcaGGACAAGTACGCCAAAAACAGGGGTTTGGatcttgctcctcctccaccgtcgCCCGATACCCCGTTCCCCTGGGAGGGCAAGGGTCCTCCTGCTGCCAAGATTCGCATGACCGTGACTTCGGGCTTCTACGTCCGCAGCCTGTGCCACGACTTGGGGGAAAAGCTTGGGTGCGGCGCTATGATGGCTGAACTGGTTAGATCCAGGCAAGGCGAGTTTGTCCTGGGCACGGACAACTGCATGGAGTACTCCGACCTTGCCCTGGGTGAGGAAGTCTGGGCACCCAAGATCCAGAAGGCTTTGGACCTGTGGAacaacaaggacaaggcGGGCAAGGCCCAGGCTGTCGAGCCGGTagtcaagaaggaggaagtcaAGACTGAGGAGGTTAAGGCCGAGGAGATCAAGGCCGAAGACGACAAGACCGAGAAGCAGCCTACACCGACACCAACACCGGAGCAGCCCACAAATGAGGTCAACGTAGAAGAATCCGCTTCTGCGAAGGATGGGGCGAAGGCATAAAAGAAATCATTATTGTCAAAGCAAGCGAAAATGAAATAAAGCAAAGTATACCCAAATTAATGCAGTTATGATTATTCCGAGGTCACTGTTATCATGCCTCTTAGAGTGCTAGAGGTATCCAGCAAATGCTGTTGCCATGTGTGCTCCTTCCCGACTCCGTCTATATCCAAAGAACCAAGCCCTGCCGACCATGCAATTTCATCATgatgcctgcctgcctgcccctgGTGTCCCTTTTTCCCCCCGCCAGATGCCAGCCCAAAACCAAGATCTAGACTAAGTAAGTTACATACCCACTGATCCCCGTCATTAcattatattaggattaccAACATTCTTCCCTGTATGTCACCGGAGGTTACCATtagatattactattttttcCTTTCAACCGTCAATCATCCAGATCCAGCCTGGAGTTCTGCCTCCTGATCACCGCCACCGGTAACCTCCCCTCGTAATCActatcctcttctccctcttcactCCCATGTGTTCCCCGCTCCATCACCTGCGAAGTCTCCTTCAAAACGTCCCTAaccctctccatcctcctcaccgcCCCCTCCAGCATTTCCagcctctccttcttctgctcgtCTCTCTTCTCCAGCGTCTTTACCCGCTCCTCCAGCTTCGCTCTCGCCCTCCTTTCCGACGCGACCATCTCGTTGGCTTCCGAGAACAGGGTCACCGATAACTCCTCAATCTCACGCGACGTGGCGGTTAGTTTCGCTTCGGCTTTGGCTAGCTTGGCGCGGGTTTCCGTGTGGAGGGATTTCTCTTGGGATAGGGCTGCCTGGAGGTCGGAGATCTCTTTTTGGTGCTGAAGGGACGGGGAGGTGGACTGGAACGGTTGTTGAAGGGGGCTGCTTAGAGTGAACGATTGCGAGAGGGTGGATTGGTGCGTTGGCATATGAGGAACAGGGCCGGTAGAAGATTGGGCGGATTTGAGGTTGGGCGTTGATTTGCGCGAGGTCAAGAAGGCGGAGAGACGGGAGGCGGCGCCGGTGGGcaggaaggaggagacggagcTGACGCTGCGAGGGGCGGCGGGGGAGGCGTTGGCTGTTGCAGTGGTGGAGGGGGTTGCGGATTGGGGAGGGGTGGCGAGGGCTGCATCGgcgtgttgttgctgttgttgcggtGATGATATTTGGGACGCAACTGGGGAGGACTgggattgttgttgttgttgttgttgttgttgttgttgttgttgttgttgttgttgttgttgttgttgttgttgttgttgctgctgctgtttgAGTTGCCCTCGTAGTTGGGCTATCTCGTCTTCGTAGTCGGCCCAACGATCGACGGCGGATGAAGCCTTTTCGTTGAGCAGGCGCACTTGGCTTTGAAGTTCTTGGATCTTGTTGTGGGCATCGAGAACGGCCGCCTGCATCTCCAAGAAGGGTTGGGTCCCCTCGAGATCGATACCGCATTGTGGGCAGCAAGGAGCGGTAGATAACGTTTGGGTGACCGGTTCGACGATGACGGGGGCGGCGGTCATCGTcatggtggcggtggttgaCATGGCTCACCAGGGCCCCGTTAGGACAGATGATATCGACAAGGAGAGTTCGCGCGTCTTGTCGGATTGGACGAAAATCAAAGATGATGGATTGAAGCGGTTCGTCTGATCTCGATATTTTCTTCTCGGGAACGAAGTGGACTCCTGCCAGGAACAAGAAAACTAGAT is a genomic window containing:
- a CDS encoding pseudouridine synthase, whose amino-acid sequence is MIWRSIYKMAQNSLAEGVFAINKPYGMSSAQVIRDCQHHFNPSKLFAPLLAADRALREKEGRYQKQRRTHAKREINVKIGHGGTLDPLATGVLILGVGKGTKALHDFLGCTKTYETVVVFGASTDTYDRVGKLIKKGDYSTITREQVEEALNSFRGKFQQMPPLYSALKMNGKPLYEYAREGKPIPREIETREVDVTELELTEWYEPGTHNHRWPTEEAEQAEKNVVKSVWQVAKNQQDGTTSTEEAATLIPEVVEKEVKALANHESNKRAAEERVDELVSEEPAGKKRKTETGAAEPMMSGALKDKKGKDKKQDKYAKNRGLDLAPPPPSPDTPFPWEGKGPPAAKIRMTVTSGFYVRSLCHDLGEKLGCGAMMAELVRSRQGEFVLGTDNCMEYSDLALGEEVWAPKIQKALDLWNNKDKAGKAQAVEPVVKKEEVKTEEVKAEEIKAEDDKTEKQPTPTPTPEQPTNEVNVEESASAKDGAKA